One Persephonella sp. IF05-L8 DNA window includes the following coding sequences:
- a CDS encoding fumarate hydratase yields the protein MREIDVSVIKEKVKQMILDAEYKLPEDFVKALETAKAFEESETGKEILDTILENAKVAATEQLAYCQDTGYPVFFIEIGQDVHITGGNIRDAINEAVREATKEGYLRASLAYDPIFDRKNTGDNTPALIYFDIVPGDKIKIKFAAKGGGSENQSKQVMLKPADGIEGVKKFVLKSIANAGPNACPPFTVGVGIGGTFDYSAVLAKKALFRPIGHRHPDPRIAMLEEELLQLANQLGVGPLGFGGTTTAIDVKIEIAPVHIASLPVAVNIQCHAARHTELEI from the coding sequence ATGAGAGAGATTGATGTCTCAGTTATAAAAGAAAAAGTAAAGCAGATGATATTAGATGCAGAATATAAACTTCCTGAAGACTTTGTAAAAGCCCTTGAAACAGCAAAAGCATTTGAAGAGTCAGAAACAGGAAAGGAGATACTGGATACCATACTTGAAAATGCCAAAGTAGCAGCAACTGAGCAACTGGCTTACTGTCAGGACACAGGATACCCTGTTTTCTTTATAGAAATCGGACAGGATGTTCATATTACCGGTGGAAACATAAGAGATGCCATAAACGAGGCTGTTAGAGAAGCTACTAAAGAAGGATATTTAAGAGCTTCCCTTGCATATGACCCGATTTTTGACAGGAAAAACACAGGAGATAATACTCCAGCTTTAATATACTTTGATATTGTTCCTGGAGATAAGATAAAGATTAAATTTGCAGCAAAAGGCGGTGGTTCTGAAAACCAGAGTAAACAGGTAATGCTAAAACCTGCTGATGGTATTGAAGGGGTTAAAAAATTCGTCCTTAAATCTATAGCAAATGCCGGTCCCAACGCATGCCCACCTTTTACAGTTGGGGTTGGTATAGGTGGCACATTTGATTATTCTGCTGTTTTAGCAAAAAAAGCACTTTTCAGGCCTATAGGACACAGACATCCTGACCCAAGAATAGCAATGCTTGAAGAAGAATTATTACAACTTGCAAACCAGCTTGGGGTTGGGCCCCTCGGTTTCGGAGGAACTACAACAGCAATTGATGTAAAAATAGAAATTGCCCCTGTTCATATCGCATCTTTACCTGTGGCAGTTAATATCCAGTGTCATGCCGCAAGACATACAGAATTAGAGATATAA